A window of Kiritimatiellia bacterium genomic DNA:
AACGGACCTACCGTTCCGCGTATGCCATGCGAAGCCGCCGTGGACATCCTGCGCTCGCCGGCGTGATGACATGGTCCGTCAATTGGGACGCCTCGACGCACGGCGGAACCTCGCGGTATGAGTTTGCGCGGACGGCCTCTCAGTTTCGCTGAGCGCCGAAGGCCGCGCCGCGAGCCGCGCAGAATCTGGGCTTGACCTTCCATTGTGAATCCGAAAAAAGAACGACAACCGCGCGTTTCAACGTCCGCGCGGACAGTTGGAGATTGAGGCAGCTTCAATGGATACACCTCGCGAACTTCGCTACACGAAAACGCATGAATGGGTCCGCTGGAACGGCAAGGTGGCAACCGTTGGCATCACCGACTTTGCCCAGGACCAGCTCTCCGATTTGACCTACGTCGAACTGCCTACGGAAGGCGATTCGTTCAGCGCCGGCGAGCAGGTTGCGACCCTCGAATCCGTAAAGGCCGCATCCGACGTGTATGCCCCTATCAGTGGAACCATCCATGCCGTCAACAAAGCGCTCCTCGACCGCCCTGAGCTCATCAACACGGATCCATATGGGGAGGGATGGATCTTCAAAATGATTCCGGATGACGTCTCTGAGCTGGAAACCCTGTTGGACGCCGACCAATACGAGGCCTTGAATCCCGACGAGGAAACCTGAGCCGACCCACGCGGATCGGAAGGTCCCGTCATGGCCGGCGAGGCGATTGGACTTTATTTCGAGCGCCCCCTGCGGTTCACGGCCGCCGCACGGCTCCAAGAGGCGCTGGTCGACGCTCGGCATCGGGGCGAGATCCCCGACACGATCCTTTTCCTCGAGCACACCCCCGTGGTCACACTGGGCCGCCGGGGCCGCACCCGGTTTCTGTTGCGCCCCGCCGAGCACCTTCGAGCGATTGGGATCGACGTTGAATGCGCCTCCCGCGGGGGGGACGTGACCTATCACGCGCCGGGGCAGCTCGTCATTTACCCGATCCTCCGCCTCGCTCCGAGAACCGGGGCGTCCCATACGTTTCTTTGGAATCTGGAAGAGCTCGCCATTCGAACGGCCGCATCATACGGGATTTCGGCCTACCGCAGAGAAGGGAAGAATGGTGCATGGACCGATGCGGGAAAACTGGCAGCGATCGGTTTTCACCTGAAACGCTGGGTGGTTATGCACGGAATGAGCTTCAATGTGAATCTGGACCTGACGGGATTTTCCTACATTGTGGGCTGCGGCCTGGTCGGTGAAAAAGTGACCTCGCTTGCGGAGCTTCTTGGGCCGCGCTGTCCAAGAGTTTCCGATGTCCGCGACCAGATGGCGCGGCATTTTTCAGACATTTTTGAAACCCGCCTCTCCTGCTTCCAGGCATTCGAAGCCCCGGATCCCGTTGTGTCGGGCCTTTTGCGGTCGGCTCTGAACTGTTCAACCGGACTACAAACCGCAAACGGTGCCGCAGCGGGTCCCGAATGAATTCAGAAGGAGGTTGCGCCCACCCGGAGTTGTGGTAAGTATAGGAATCTTTCGGGTCCCCATCGTCTAGAGGCCTAGGACACCAGGTTTTCATCCTGGTAACACCGGTTCGAATCCGGTTGGGGACGCCACCTTTGGCCCGGCGCGCTCCGGGTCGCATGCCGCACGGACGCGCCCATCGCGCGGAATTTACATGGCATGGAAACCGAAAAAAGAATTTTTACATAGCATGGAAATTTTCGGAGGCCGCGAATGGCAAGGCACTATAACATCGGCGTCATCCCCGGCGATGGGACAGGTCCAGAGGTTACCCGTGAGGCGTTGAAGGTCCTAGACGCTGCGCGGAGCAAGTTCGGATTCAAGCTGTCTTATACACATTACGATTTCGGCGGTGAGCGATACCTACGAACCGGGGAGACCCTGCCGGATTCCGCGCTGGACGAATTCCGCAGACAGCACGCACTATTTCTTGGCGCGATCGGCCACCCGGATGTGAAGCCGGGAATACTCGAGGTTGGCATCCTCCTGAAGACCCGGTTCGCCCTGGACCAGTACATCAACCTCCGACCGGTCAAGCTTTACCGAGCGGAAGATTGCCCGATCAAAGACAAGGGGCCTAAAGACGTCGATTTCGTGGTGGTTCGGGAAAACACGGGCGGGATCTACACAGGAGTAGGCGGCACCGTTCAGAAGGGCACGCCGTTCGAAATCGCGACGCAAGTGATGATTTATAGCCGGCCCGTCGTCGAGCGGTGCATGCGGTTTGCTTATGAATACGCTCGGCGCCGTAACAAAAAGAAGATGCTGACGCTCGTCCACAAATGCAATGTCCTCACCCACGCGGGTGACCTGTGGGTGCGCGTGCACAAGGAAATGGGCGATTCCGAATTTCCGGACATCCGGCAGGATTACAACCATGTGGACGCTGCCACGATGTGGTTCGTGAAGCAGCCCGAATGGTATGACGTGGTGGTGACGGAGAATTTGTTTGGAGACATTATCACGGATTTAGCGGCGATCATTCAGGGCGGACTCGGCATCGCGGCGGGCGGGAACATCAACCCGCAAGGTGTGTCCATGTTTGAGCCGATGGGCGGCAGTGCGCCCAAGTACACGGGCCAGAATGTGATCAATCCGCTCGCCGCGATCGCGGCTGCGGCGATGATGCTGGACCAACTGGGTGAACGGGAGGCCGCTGCGGCGGTGGAACGCGCTATTGAACAGGCGCTGACGAGCGGCAAAATCAAGGGGCTGGCCGCCGGGAAAATGGGCTTGAGCACGACTGAGGTTGGAGACCTGGTTGCAAGCCTGGTGTGAGGAGATAGCCGGGGCGGTATGTCCGGAGGGCGGCCCGGTCGGCCACCAGTGAGGAATCAACGATGAAATCCTATCATGTCTGCGTAGTGGGCATTGGCGCGGTCGGCACCGAAATGGTGCGGCTGCTGAAAAAGCGCAATTTCCCCATGAAATCTCTGACCATTTTGGCGAGAAGCGACCGCGTCGAGACCATCGATGGGGAGTCAGTTCAGGTCCGCACCGCCACGCCTGACGCATTTGCCGGGATGGATTTTGCCTTTTTTGCGGGGACGGAGGGCGCGAAAGGCGCATCGCAAACGTTCGGTTGGGAGGCGGTGAAACGCGGTTGCATCGTGATCGACAACGGCGATGATTTTCGGATGGATCCGCGCGTGCCGCTCGTGGTGCCCGAAATCAACCCGCATGCGCTGAAATCCCACCAGGGTTTCATCGCCAACCCGAATTGCAGCACCATCATCGCACTGATGCCGCTGGCGCCGCTGCACCGCGCGGCCAGGATCAAACGGATCGTAGCCAGCACCTATCAGGCCGTATCGGGCACGGGCGCCCCTGCCATCCGAGAGCTTGAAGCTCAGGTCCGAGCATGGGCTGCCGGGGATCCTCTTCCGCGTGAGGTGTATCCGCACCAGATTGCCTTCAACGTGATCCCCTCAGTCGGCTCCTTCAAGGACGACACCGGCGAGAGCACGGAAGAGATCAAAATGCGGCGCGAAACGCACAAGATTCTCGAAGATCCCTCCATTCGCGTGGGGAACACCTGTGTGCGTGTGCCGGTGTTCAACGGACACAGCATGGCGATCAACGTCGAATTCGAAAAGCCGATGACGCCGGAGCTGGCCCGGGAAATCCTCCAAACAGCCCCC
This region includes:
- the gcvH gene encoding glycine cleavage system protein GcvH, producing MDTPRELRYTKTHEWVRWNGKVATVGITDFAQDQLSDLTYVELPTEGDSFSAGEQVATLESVKAASDVYAPISGTIHAVNKALLDRPELINTDPYGEGWIFKMIPDDVSELETLLDADQYEALNPDEET
- the lipB gene encoding lipoyl(octanoyl) transferase LipB, with product MAGEAIGLYFERPLRFTAAARLQEALVDARHRGEIPDTILFLEHTPVVTLGRRGRTRFLLRPAEHLRAIGIDVECASRGGDVTYHAPGQLVIYPILRLAPRTGASHTFLWNLEELAIRTAASYGISAYRREGKNGAWTDAGKLAAIGFHLKRWVVMHGMSFNVNLDLTGFSYIVGCGLVGEKVTSLAELLGPRCPRVSDVRDQMARHFSDIFETRLSCFQAFEAPDPVVSGLLRSALNCSTGLQTANGAAAGPE
- a CDS encoding 3-isopropylmalate dehydrogenase, encoding MARHYNIGVIPGDGTGPEVTREALKVLDAARSKFGFKLSYTHYDFGGERYLRTGETLPDSALDEFRRQHALFLGAIGHPDVKPGILEVGILLKTRFALDQYINLRPVKLYRAEDCPIKDKGPKDVDFVVVRENTGGIYTGVGGTVQKGTPFEIATQVMIYSRPVVERCMRFAYEYARRRNKKKMLTLVHKCNVLTHAGDLWVRVHKEMGDSEFPDIRQDYNHVDAATMWFVKQPEWYDVVVTENLFGDIITDLAAIIQGGLGIAAGGNINPQGVSMFEPMGGSAPKYTGQNVINPLAAIAAAAMMLDQLGEREAAAAVERAIEQALTSGKIKGLAAGKMGLSTTEVGDLVASLV
- a CDS encoding aspartate-semialdehyde dehydrogenase, which produces MKSYHVCVVGIGAVGTEMVRLLKKRNFPMKSLTILARSDRVETIDGESVQVRTATPDAFAGMDFAFFAGTEGAKGASQTFGWEAVKRGCIVIDNGDDFRMDPRVPLVVPEINPHALKSHQGFIANPNCSTIIALMPLAPLHRAARIKRIVASTYQAVSGTGAPAIRELEAQVRAWAAGDPLPREVYPHQIAFNVIPSVGSFKDDTGESTEEIKMRRETHKILEDPSIRVGNTCVRVPVFNGHSMAINVEFEKPMTPELAREILQTAPGVKVVDDPGNALYPMPIHASGRYEVLVGRIRRDQSCDNGLVMWCSGDNIWKGAAQNAIQIAEELLRNP